A region of Bacillus solimangrovi DNA encodes the following proteins:
- a CDS encoding DUF294 nucleotidyltransferase-like domain-containing protein: protein MNQSEFQNLIHKYYPFDLLTEQQLNMLISEAHYMTFSKNEYIFHEEDSIEDLDIFFLVSGLAKNVLHRSNGRQFTLRFYYPGDLIGLMIMLTSGEMTFSVQALEDCTVFKFNKKNFFDLMTENPNFSKIIFESIGNRMKTLYDEIKMKSSQEEDENITLFRTKVKDLMNSPVFIHPETTIEEIAQKMKKKNTYGLIVSEDGQTLNGIITQHELVDYLIEKDNDFSLKKWAKRKPYTIQDEAFAYEALSYFKNDEVKFVPVLHQNTVVGTLTSRSFLNVQESNYLDLTYKITLAKTVQELIKLGPVENTTFHAFIRELIEKDSWAFDVCEVITNYNDTLYRQIIKITENEMYLEGFGYPPVNYCFIVMGSGGRKEQGFSTDQDNGIIINDYVHLPNHKAITVYFERFTNKLNEKLTICGFPECTGGMMARELKWRRSQSGWKQAIESWLKKMDAEEIRDFAMFYDFRPIFGDFSLAEEIRNNITLKVKRSLTLQQLLMKDAIKHRVPVGMLGMVNIKPKHKTFNLKKAGLMQITSIIRINAIKYGIGEVNTVKRLKALKSVQAYHPRDTENAKIALHHLLSFRIKQNLEELAQQKPLTNEISLALLTKEDRRKLKEALTIVNRMQRATEISFNRNRVI from the coding sequence ATGAACCAATCTGAATTTCAAAATTTGATTCATAAGTATTATCCTTTTGATTTACTTACAGAACAACAATTAAATATGCTAATTTCTGAAGCACACTATATGACATTTTCCAAAAATGAATATATTTTTCATGAAGAAGATTCGATCGAAGACTTAGATATATTTTTCCTCGTATCAGGTCTAGCAAAAAACGTACTGCATCGTTCAAACGGTAGGCAATTCACATTACGATTTTATTATCCTGGTGACCTTATAGGACTAATGATTATGTTAACAAGTGGTGAAATGACTTTTTCAGTTCAAGCATTAGAAGATTGTACAGTTTTTAAATTTAACAAAAAAAACTTCTTTGATTTAATGACAGAAAACCCGAATTTTTCAAAAATAATCTTTGAAAGTATCGGGAATCGTATGAAAACCCTTTACGATGAAATTAAAATGAAGTCCTCTCAAGAAGAGGATGAGAACATTACGCTGTTTCGAACAAAAGTAAAGGACCTGATGAACTCCCCTGTCTTCATTCATCCTGAAACTACGATTGAAGAGATTGCACAGAAAATGAAAAAAAAGAACACTTATGGCCTAATTGTTAGTGAAGATGGTCAAACGTTAAACGGTATAATTACTCAACACGAACTTGTAGATTACCTTATTGAAAAAGACAACGATTTTTCTCTAAAAAAATGGGCGAAACGAAAACCATACACCATTCAAGACGAAGCATTTGCATATGAGGCACTCTCTTATTTTAAAAATGATGAAGTTAAATTCGTTCCAGTTTTACATCAAAATACTGTAGTCGGTACATTAACAAGCCGTTCCTTCCTTAATGTACAAGAATCGAACTACCTTGATTTGACTTATAAAATTACACTTGCAAAAACAGTTCAAGAACTAATCAAGCTTGGTCCAGTAGAAAATACAACCTTCCATGCATTTATTCGAGAGTTAATTGAAAAAGACAGTTGGGCATTTGATGTTTGTGAAGTCATAACAAATTATAACGACACGTTATATCGACAAATTATTAAAATAACAGAAAATGAAATGTACCTAGAAGGCTTCGGATATCCTCCAGTAAATTATTGCTTTATTGTGATGGGCAGTGGTGGACGAAAAGAACAAGGTTTTAGCACAGATCAAGATAATGGAATAATTATAAATGATTATGTTCACCTCCCGAATCACAAAGCAATTACAGTTTATTTTGAACGATTTACGAATAAATTGAATGAAAAACTGACCATATGCGGATTTCCCGAATGTACAGGAGGAATGATGGCACGAGAATTGAAATGGCGCCGCTCACAATCAGGTTGGAAACAAGCGATCGAATCATGGCTCAAAAAAATGGATGCTGAAGAAATTCGTGATTTTGCCATGTTCTATGATTTTCGTCCGATCTTTGGTGACTTCTCATTAGCTGAGGAAATTCGAAACAACATAACGCTTAAAGTGAAACGTTCTTTAACATTGCAGCAATTATTGATGAAAGACGCAATTAAACATCGTGTTCCAGTAGGAATGTTAGGAATGGTTAACATTAAGCCTAAACATAAGACGTTTAATTTGAAAAAAGCAGGTCTCATGCAAATCACGAGTATTATCCGTATTAACGCTATTAAATATGGAATAGGAGAAGTAAATACTGTTAAAAGATTAAAAGCATTAAAAAGTGTGCAAGCTTACCACCCTAGAGATACTGAAAATGCTAAAATAGCACTACATCATTTGCTATCATTTAGAATTAAGCAGAATTTAGAAGAACTAGCACAACAAAAACCTCTTACAAATGAAATCTCATTAGCTCTATTAACAAAAGAAGACCGTCGAAAATTAAAAGAAGCTTTAACGATTGTAAATCGGATGCAACGCGCTACCGAAATTAGCTTCAATCGAAATCGAGTGATTTGA
- a CDS encoding aminopeptidase, producing MKNFEQTVEKYAELIVKVGVNIQKGQTLVINAPIEAQSFVHKTALKAYEAGAKHVQVEWKDEELSLIKYNNAPDEAFHEFPNWIAKGYEEMAEEGAAFISIYAENPDLLKDVDPERIAASNKAAGKALQTYRQYIQSDKVSWAVVSVPTVAWAQKVFPELSSEQSVEKLWEAIFNATRLYEEEPIEAWKKHNQTLQDKVDFLNEKKYKKLHYRGHGTELTIELPKKHLWEGGGSFNKDNVEFVANMPTEEVFTTPLKTGVNGIVTSTKPLHYGGNVIENFTLTFEEGRIVNYTAEKGLNTLKRLIEIDEGSHYLGEVALVPHDSPISNSNIVFFNTLYDENASCHLAIGSAYTSCLEGGKEMSEEELAENGSNSSITHVDFMMGSAELDIDAETHDGSIEPLFRNGNWA from the coding sequence TTGAAAAATTTCGAACAAACAGTTGAAAAATATGCTGAACTAATTGTAAAAGTGGGCGTAAACATTCAAAAGGGTCAAACATTAGTCATTAACGCACCCATAGAAGCACAATCATTCGTACATAAAACAGCTTTAAAAGCATATGAAGCGGGAGCTAAACATGTTCAGGTTGAATGGAAGGATGAAGAGCTGTCACTAATCAAGTATAATAATGCTCCAGATGAAGCCTTTCATGAGTTTCCAAATTGGATAGCAAAAGGATATGAAGAAATGGCAGAGGAAGGTGCTGCATTTATAAGTATCTATGCTGAAAACCCTGATCTGTTAAAAGATGTTGATCCTGAACGAATTGCTGCTTCTAATAAAGCTGCTGGTAAAGCACTGCAAACATATCGTCAATATATTCAATCTGATAAAGTAAGCTGGGCAGTCGTTTCTGTGCCAACTGTTGCATGGGCTCAGAAAGTATTCCCTGAATTGTCTTCTGAACAATCTGTTGAGAAGCTTTGGGAAGCAATTTTTAATGCTACTCGTCTTTATGAAGAAGAACCGATCGAAGCATGGAAAAAACATAATCAAACGTTACAAGATAAAGTCGACTTCCTAAACGAAAAGAAATATAAAAAGTTACATTATCGTGGTCATGGTACTGAATTAACAATTGAACTTCCTAAGAAGCATTTATGGGAAGGCGGAGGCAGCTTTAATAAGGATAATGTTGAATTTGTCGCAAACATGCCTACCGAAGAAGTCTTTACTACACCTCTCAAAACTGGTGTGAATGGCATCGTAACAAGTACAAAACCATTGCACTACGGTGGGAATGTAATTGAAAACTTTACACTTACTTTTGAAGAAGGTCGGATCGTCAATTACACAGCAGAAAAAGGACTTAATACCCTGAAACGATTAATTGAAATTGATGAAGGTTCTCATTATCTCGGTGAAGTGGCATTAGTTCCACATGACTCTCCAATTTCAAATTCAAATATTGTTTTCTTTAATACACTTTACGATGAAAACGCCTCTTGTCACTTAGCAATTGGAAGTGCTTATACATCTTGCCTTGAAGGCGGTAAAGAAATGAGTGAAGAAGAGTTAGCTGAAAATGGCTCAAATTCTAGTATTACACATGTCGACTTTATGATGGGTTCAGCAGAGTTGGACATTGATGCTGAAACTCATGATGGAAGCATTGAACCTCTGTTTAGAAATGGAAACTGGGCTTAA
- a CDS encoding SIMPL domain-containing protein: MISKPKTITTLHTTGIGTVYVVPNQAIVTLGVITEGTSLTDAQNENSRLTNNVINGLGKLGIPNNNIQTSNYRIYPKYDYKDGIQIFQGFTVTHLLKITVDEIDKTGLVVDTSVKQGANQVTNIQLTISNEDWYYQEALSKAVCNAQYEANVIARTIGILLNPVPHKVTEISNSPTPYPSSRVLSATSETTPISTGQIKIDASVKADFFAYC, translated from the coding sequence ATGATTTCGAAACCAAAAACTATTACCACACTTCATACTACTGGTATAGGAACAGTATATGTAGTTCCAAATCAAGCAATTGTAACCTTAGGTGTTATTACTGAGGGAACCAGCTTAACGGATGCTCAAAATGAAAATTCGCGTCTCACAAATAATGTGATAAATGGCTTAGGAAAATTAGGCATTCCGAACAATAATATTCAAACATCAAATTATCGAATTTATCCAAAGTATGATTATAAAGATGGAATTCAAATTTTCCAAGGCTTTACTGTAACACATTTATTAAAAATTACTGTAGATGAGATTGACAAAACAGGACTAGTCGTTGATACATCAGTTAAACAGGGTGCTAATCAAGTAACAAATATTCAACTTACTATTTCAAACGAAGATTGGTATTATCAAGAGGCATTATCAAAAGCTGTTTGTAATGCGCAATATGAGGCAAATGTGATTGCTAGAACGATCGGAATATTATTAAATCCGGTACCTCATAAAGTCACAGAGATCTCAAATTCACCAACACCTTATCCCAGTTCTCGTGTCCTCTCTGCTACAAGTGAAACGACACCGATCAGCACAGGCCAAATAAAAATCGATGCATCTGTAAAAGCAGATTTTTTTGCGTATTGTTAA
- a CDS encoding 3'-5' exonuclease, which produces MLPIELKILKYYFFDQFLFKYKVKKASDSIVYHKISQHLKTYVHCKQFSEHTELSDCSFTIFDLETTGFLPELGNEIISIGAVKIEKCEVQYDDTFYKVLRPLQPVTSHTKQLTGLKGVDFKLGVSFPQGIYEFLQFCSESVLVAHPATFDIPFLQKSITNWKLPSISPTYIDSFAIANFLHGSKRNYLDSLVKHYHIEKRIRHHALNDALMTAEVFVHLLHECQQRSLNTLGDLKKLV; this is translated from the coding sequence ATGCTTCCAATCGAACTTAAGATTTTAAAATACTATTTCTTTGATCAATTTCTTTTTAAATACAAAGTAAAAAAAGCAAGCGATTCAATCGTATATCATAAAATTTCTCAACATCTTAAAACATACGTTCATTGTAAACAATTTAGCGAACATACCGAGCTTTCAGATTGTTCATTTACAATTTTCGATTTGGAAACTACAGGTTTTCTTCCAGAATTAGGAAATGAAATTATTTCAATTGGAGCTGTAAAAATAGAGAAATGCGAAGTACAATATGATGACACCTTTTATAAAGTATTAAGACCTTTACAACCTGTCACATCACATACTAAACAATTGACAGGGTTAAAAGGGGTTGATTTCAAACTAGGTGTGAGCTTTCCACAAGGTATTTATGAGTTTTTGCAATTTTGTAGTGAAAGTGTACTAGTAGCACATCCTGCAACATTTGACATTCCATTTTTACAAAAATCAATAACTAATTGGAAACTACCTTCAATCTCACCAACATATATCGATTCGTTTGCGATCGCTAATTTTCTACACGGCTCAAAGCGGAATTATCTTGACTCCCTTGTTAAACACTATCATATTGAAAAGAGAATACGTCATCACGCCTTAAACGATGCACTGATGACAGCTGAAGTATTTGTACATTTATTACATGAATGTCAACAAAGATCTTTGAACACTTTAGGTGATTTAAAAAAATTAGTTTAG
- a CDS encoding cold-shock protein, producing MAFGRKNQEEIKTEETKIWECTSNECNCWVRDNFKSEEIPSCPICHSEMQMTTKELQVVENNSMFHEKK from the coding sequence ATGGCTTTCGGTCGAAAAAATCAAGAAGAGATTAAAACAGAAGAGACAAAGATTTGGGAATGTACTTCTAATGAATGTAATTGTTGGGTAAGAGATAATTTTAAAAGCGAAGAAATTCCTTCTTGTCCAATTTGTCACAGTGAAATGCAAATGACAACGAAAGAGTTACAAGTTGTTGAAAATAATAGTATGTTTCATGAAAAAAAATAA
- a CDS encoding NAD(P)/FAD-dependent oxidoreductase — MKVANYFDVAIIGGGPAGLSAALILGRANRRVLLIDEGKPRNRVTYESHGFLTQDSVKPAQIRQIAQTQLEKYNNIIYKSDVAIDINNTNNHFEILTMKNDVFNVRKVIFSTGVKDKYPPIVGFEDIYGYSAFLCPYCDGWEHRNKPFAVLGSTNKMYDYTKEISNWSHDTILFTNGQSGLTFEQEQDLNLHGIQVIKKPIQAFQNKERMLQEIVLDDGSTIARQVLFIQHIDIEQATALPSKLGIKLNEKRAFETERHGKTNIYGIYIIGDAKNIFSGVMKAGYEGLEAAEVINAELIEEDWKQQSADR, encoded by the coding sequence ATGAAAGTTGCAAATTATTTTGATGTTGCGATAATTGGTGGTGGTCCAGCAGGGTTATCTGCAGCACTTATATTAGGTCGTGCAAATCGCAGAGTGTTATTAATAGATGAAGGGAAACCTCGAAATCGAGTTACATATGAATCACATGGATTTCTTACACAAGACAGTGTCAAACCTGCACAGATACGACAAATTGCTCAAACTCAATTAGAAAAATACAATAATATCATATATAAAAGCGATGTAGCTATAGATATTAATAACACTAATAATCATTTTGAAATTTTGACAATGAAAAACGATGTTTTTAATGTAAGAAAAGTTATTTTTTCTACTGGTGTGAAGGATAAATATCCACCTATTGTTGGATTTGAAGATATTTATGGATATTCTGCTTTTTTATGTCCTTATTGTGATGGTTGGGAGCATCGAAATAAACCGTTTGCTGTTCTTGGTAGTACGAATAAAATGTACGATTATACGAAAGAAATTTCAAATTGGAGCCATGATACAATCTTGTTTACAAATGGTCAGTCAGGATTGACATTTGAACAAGAGCAAGATTTGAATTTACATGGGATTCAAGTAATTAAAAAACCTATCCAAGCTTTTCAAAACAAGGAAAGAATGTTACAAGAAATTGTTCTTGATGATGGGTCAACGATAGCTAGGCAAGTTTTATTTATCCAACATATTGATATCGAGCAGGCAACAGCTCTTCCTTCAAAATTAGGAATTAAATTAAATGAGAAAAGGGCATTTGAAACTGAGAGACACGGTAAAACAAACATTTATGGAATATATATTATTGGTGACGCTAAGAATATTTTTTCAGGTGTTATGAAGGCAGGGTATGAAGGTCTTGAAGCTGCTGAAGTAATAAATGCGGAGCTTATTGAAGAAGATTGGAAACAACAAAGTGCTGACAGATAG